From a single Micrococcales bacterium genomic region:
- a CDS encoding ABC transporter permease, whose translation MAVFGVQSDGAGVPTTLTDGRLPAPGEDGVAAIDKDLADEGVAIGDEVTVGDQPVEVVGIVRDSAYQLQPTVWTSIDTWRAMRNEVRPEFTGVTDDVNAVAIVAEPGVSAEQIQGEIGDLTVLSAEATGLAIPGVEQQKSTLNSIIYTALAVAALVVALFFALIVLEKRELFAALKALGTPTRKLGAGVVVQAIIASAIGVLIGALASRGLGAVVPDEVPTLFRTETLITIAVFTVVAGVVGAAFSLRRISRIDPATAIGGTL comes from the coding sequence GTGGCCGTCTTCGGTGTGCAGTCGGACGGGGCGGGGGTCCCCACGACGTTGACCGATGGCCGGCTGCCGGCGCCGGGGGAGGACGGCGTGGCCGCCATCGACAAGGACCTCGCTGACGAGGGCGTGGCCATCGGTGACGAGGTCACTGTGGGTGATCAGCCCGTCGAGGTGGTCGGCATCGTGCGCGACTCGGCCTACCAACTGCAACCCACGGTCTGGACGTCGATCGACACGTGGCGGGCCATGCGCAACGAGGTGCGCCCCGAGTTCACCGGTGTCACCGACGACGTCAACGCCGTGGCCATCGTGGCCGAGCCGGGAGTGAGTGCCGAGCAGATCCAGGGTGAGATCGGCGACCTCACGGTGCTCAGCGCGGAGGCGACCGGACTGGCCATCCCCGGCGTCGAGCAGCAGAAGTCCACCTTGAACTCGATCATCTACACGGCGCTCGCCGTGGCAGCACTGGTGGTCGCGCTGTTCTTCGCGCTGATCGTGCTGGAGAAGCGGGAACTCTTCGCGGCTCTCAAGGCACTCGGGACCCCGACCCGCAAGCTGGGCGCGGGGGTGGTCGTGCAGGCCATCATTGCGTCGGCCATCGGTGTGTTGATCGGTGCGCTGGCCTCGCGCGGGCTCGGAGCAGTCGTACCGGACGAGGTGCCGACGCTGTTCCGCACCGAGACCCTCATCACCATTGCCGTATTCACCGTGGTCGCGGGCGTGGTGGGCGCCGCCTTCTCCCTGCGCCGGATTTCCAGGATCGACCCCGCCACCGCCATCGGAGGAACGCTGTGA
- a CDS encoding ABC transporter permease, with translation MNLALTEMRRSKLRFGLLAGAVSLLVFLVLLLTTLSNALVNSITGALKGVDATVLVYSETARDNLQASRLEPGTVEQVAAVGGVTAAGPISVLTTSAALKDGTEDLQVFGFQPGQPGAPTGLSEGRLPQNATEVAMDGGGYEVGDTLDLTAAEKKLTVVGLLRGAQFNASPTAYLTEEVYGELVRVTNPNVPFVPVNAVAVQTGGDPAAVVNAINQEVAGTKAYTKDDAVSLIPGVASISQTFGILVGLTFIIGIVVIGFFFLILTVQKLKSFTLLRAIGAGPAKLSGVVALQITVVVLVASAIAVVLTLLAVRGLNSGIPVSLSPGLVGGTIGAVLIFSLLAGLLSIRRISQIDPFTAAGAR, from the coding sequence ATGAACCTCGCGCTCACCGAGATGCGCAGATCCAAGTTGCGGTTCGGCCTGCTCGCGGGTGCCGTGTCGCTGCTGGTCTTCCTCGTACTGCTGCTCACCACGCTGTCCAACGCCCTGGTGAACTCCATCACGGGGGCCCTGAAGGGCGTGGACGCAACGGTCCTCGTCTACTCCGAGACTGCGCGCGACAACCTGCAAGCCAGCCGGCTGGAACCTGGCACGGTGGAGCAGGTGGCGGCTGTCGGCGGCGTGACGGCGGCCGGGCCGATCTCCGTTCTCACCACGTCTGCGGCATTGAAGGATGGGACCGAGGACTTGCAAGTGTTCGGTTTCCAGCCCGGGCAGCCGGGGGCACCGACGGGCCTGAGCGAGGGCCGCCTGCCGCAGAACGCGACGGAGGTGGCGATGGATGGTGGCGGTTACGAGGTCGGCGACACCCTCGACCTGACCGCCGCCGAGAAGAAGCTGACCGTCGTGGGGCTGCTGCGCGGTGCGCAGTTCAACGCCTCACCCACCGCCTACCTCACCGAGGAGGTCTACGGCGAGCTCGTGCGGGTGACCAACCCGAACGTGCCGTTCGTCCCGGTCAACGCGGTGGCGGTCCAGACCGGCGGTGACCCGGCAGCCGTCGTGAACGCGATCAACCAGGAGGTTGCCGGCACGAAGGCGTACACGAAGGACGACGCCGTCAGCCTCATCCCCGGGGTGGCATCGATCAGCCAGACGTTCGGCATCCTCGTGGGTCTGACGTTCATCATCGGTATCGTCGTCATCGGGTTCTTCTTCCTCATCCTCACGGTGCAGAAGTTGAAGTCCTTCACGCTCCTGCGGGCCATCGGCGCCGGGCCTGCGAAGCTCTCCGGGGTGGTCGCGCTGCAGATCACCGTCGTGGTCCTGGTCGCCTCGGCGATCGCGGTCGTGCTGACCCTGCTCGCGGTGCGCGGGCTGAACTCCGGCATTCCGGTGTCGCTGTCGCCCGGCCTGGTCGGGGGCACGATCGGGGCTGTCCTGATCTTCTCGCTGCTGGCGGGCCTGCTGAGCATCCGCAGGATCTCCCAGATCGACCCCTTCACCGCGGCAGGTGCACGATGA
- a CDS encoding MarR family transcriptional regulator — translation MTTAPDAPVERWPLSRLLITASRLVEHDIAEQLRPYRLTHASFGVLALVSLGPMSQRALARASRVEEQTISQTVDRLERMGMVTREKDPEDRRRFLVTMTGAGREAFRHATSKDRAEQALAGLPEADHLRAALATLIRRLGGENYVPAG, via the coding sequence GTGACGACCGCCCCCGACGCCCCGGTGGAGAGGTGGCCGCTGAGCCGGCTTCTGATCACGGCCAGCCGCCTGGTCGAGCACGACATCGCCGAGCAACTGCGCCCCTACAGGCTGACCCACGCCAGTTTTGGGGTGCTGGCGCTGGTCTCCCTGGGCCCCATGTCCCAGCGTGCCCTCGCCCGCGCCAGCCGGGTGGAGGAGCAGACGATCAGCCAGACGGTCGACCGGCTGGAACGCATGGGCATGGTGACCAGGGAGAAGGATCCGGAGGACCGCCGCCGCTTCCTCGTGACCATGACAGGTGCCGGCCGCGAGGCCTTCCGCCACGCCACGAGCAAGGACCGCGCCGAACAGGCGCTGGCAGGCCTTCCAGAGGCCGATCATCTGCGAGCTGCGCTCGCCACCCTCATCCGGCGCCTGGGCGGGGAGAACTACGTGCCCGCGGGCTGA
- the yaaA gene encoding peroxide stress protein YaaA: MLILLPPSESKHAPARGRPLDLATLSAPALTGLRRGVLDTLRHLCQTDPATAIDALGLGPTQFALVVQNSELATAATTAASRVYTGVLYTALGYPSLSGQELRRVNRRIAIVSALFGLLRPTDRIPAYRLSGGSRLPGVGSLPAYWRLAVSDEVAAYRGLVVDMLPTPYAGFVSLPPGAVTVKVWQTGPAGQRTAASHFNKATKGHLARALARAPQQPRTPRELLELVRGAGFAADLDGRRLDVMRGGAQPAGT, from the coding sequence GTGCTGATCCTGCTGCCCCCCTCGGAGTCGAAACACGCCCCCGCGCGAGGGCGGCCCCTGGATCTCGCGACGCTCTCGGCCCCGGCACTCACGGGCCTGCGCCGCGGGGTGCTGGACACTCTGCGGCACTTGTGCCAGACCGATCCGGCGACCGCCATCGACGCCCTCGGCCTCGGCCCGACGCAGTTCGCCCTGGTGGTCCAGAACAGCGAACTGGCCACGGCGGCCACCACTGCCGCCAGCCGCGTGTACACGGGAGTGCTGTACACCGCGCTCGGCTATCCGTCGCTGTCGGGGCAGGAACTGCGCCGGGTGAATCGCAGGATTGCGATCGTGTCTGCCCTGTTCGGGCTCCTGCGGCCCACTGACCGCATCCCCGCCTACCGGCTGTCCGGTGGTTCCCGGCTGCCCGGGGTCGGTTCGTTGCCTGCCTATTGGCGCCTTGCGGTCAGCGACGAGGTGGCGGCGTACCGCGGTTTGGTGGTGGACATGCTGCCCACCCCGTACGCCGGCTTCGTAAGCCTGCCGCCGGGTGCGGTGACGGTGAAGGTATGGCAGACCGGGCCGGCAGGTCAGCGCACCGCGGCCAGCCATTTCAACAAGGCCACGAAGGGACATCTCGCGCGGGCGTTGGCCCGCGCCCCGCAGCAGCCCCGCACCCCGCGGGAGTTGCTCGAGCTGGTCCGGGGCGCCGGCTTCGCGGCTGATCTGGACGGGCGGCGCCTCGACGTGATGCGCGGTGGCGCTCAGCCCGCGGGCACGTAG
- a CDS encoding FUSC family protein: MSQFPPQGKSLTAALKITAVVLVPMIATVLVVGGKAILPAVMALLSTAFVPYCTTRQAIGMSAALVGVGALGTAVHDNHVAVVALVVVTCLAAGLLSRFSAGVFGVGPVVAAVMGMNPPANPPLTVALVMAAVCAYVILVVHLLKAHLEPTPVPFDAAVRHAIVMAVACGAATAIGLHYDMPKAYWLVMTLAIVLRPYTIDSLTKNRQRVVGTVLGAIIAVVLSPLPRPWQIGLAAICMMLMFAYMAERNYVLQVTFMTPMVIFLVSSGSVGDTMHMDGLRVLYTVGACVAGGLLSLALARGPDSEPAATG; encoded by the coding sequence ATGAGCCAGTTCCCACCTCAGGGGAAGTCCCTGACCGCGGCCCTGAAGATCACGGCCGTGGTGCTGGTGCCCATGATCGCCACGGTGCTGGTCGTCGGCGGCAAGGCGATACTGCCCGCCGTGATGGCGCTGTTGAGTACCGCTTTCGTGCCGTACTGCACGACCCGGCAGGCGATCGGCATGTCCGCCGCGCTGGTCGGGGTGGGCGCACTTGGGACGGCCGTGCACGACAACCATGTGGCGGTGGTCGCACTTGTGGTGGTGACCTGCCTGGCCGCGGGTTTGCTCAGCAGATTCAGCGCGGGGGTGTTCGGAGTGGGGCCGGTCGTGGCCGCCGTGATGGGGATGAACCCCCCGGCGAATCCGCCGCTGACGGTTGCGCTGGTGATGGCCGCGGTGTGTGCGTACGTGATCCTCGTGGTGCACCTGCTGAAAGCGCACCTCGAGCCCACCCCGGTGCCGTTCGATGCGGCCGTGCGGCACGCCATCGTGATGGCGGTCGCGTGTGGCGCGGCCACGGCGATCGGTCTGCACTACGACATGCCGAAGGCCTACTGGCTGGTCATGACACTGGCGATCGTCCTACGGCCCTACACGATCGATTCGCTCACCAAGAACCGCCAGCGGGTCGTCGGTACGGTGCTCGGCGCCATCATCGCGGTCGTCCTGTCGCCGCTGCCCAGACCGTGGCAGATCGGGCTGGCCGCCATCTGCATGATGCTGATGTTCGCGTACATGGCCGAGCGGAACTACGTGCTACAGGTCACGTTCATGACCCCCATGGTCATCTTCCTGGTGAGCTCTGGATCGGTCGGCGACACGATGCACATGGACGGCCTGCGGGTCCTCTACACCGTGGGTGCATGCGTGGCCGGCGGCCTGCTGTCCCTGGCCCTGGCGCGTGGCCCGGACAGTGAACCAGCCGCGACGGGCTGA
- a CDS encoding response regulator transcription factor — protein sequence MIRVVVADDHAVVREGLTLLIAGEPDLSVVAAVASGEEAVAAVAEHDPDVVLMDLAMPGVGGVEATRQICGRSGTAVVVLTTFGESERVLAALDAGAVGYLLKDSSGSDLIAGLRSAAAGGSPLDPRAARALIDARQSGATPDPARLTEKQREVLDLVARGMSNRLIARQLGISEKTVKAHLTAIYAALGVTDRLQAALWATRGHGST from the coding sequence ATGATCCGGGTCGTGGTGGCCGACGATCACGCGGTGGTGCGGGAGGGCTTGACCCTGCTTATCGCCGGTGAACCGGACCTGTCCGTCGTGGCCGCGGTGGCGTCCGGGGAGGAGGCGGTGGCGGCCGTGGCCGAGCACGACCCGGATGTGGTGCTCATGGACCTGGCCATGCCCGGCGTCGGAGGGGTGGAGGCCACGCGGCAGATCTGCGGGCGCAGCGGTACGGCGGTCGTCGTGCTGACGACCTTCGGGGAGTCCGAGCGGGTGCTCGCGGCGCTGGACGCCGGAGCGGTGGGTTACCTGCTCAAGGACAGCAGCGGCAGCGATCTGATCGCAGGCCTGCGCTCGGCTGCAGCCGGTGGGTCACCTCTTGACCCCCGGGCTGCCCGGGCCCTCATCGACGCCCGCCAGTCCGGCGCCACGCCCGATCCTGCCCGGCTCACTGAGAAGCAGCGCGAGGTCCTGGACCTGGTGGCCCGCGGGATGTCCAACCGGCTGATCGCGCGGCAACTCGGGATCAGCGAGAAGACCGTCAAGGCCCACCTGACGGCGATCTACGCCGCGCTGGGGGTGACCGACCGGCTGCAGGCGGCCCTGTGGGCGACCCGTGGCCACGGCAGCACCTGA
- a CDS encoding sensor histidine kinase, translating into MPSIAEGGIVRREVLAFAIPGFTLLGLLAALSFWVARNVAGEESVRDAVVAAQQARAWAVSPHLQPGLATGDPQALAEVDGVVRQRLLQDPVVSVRLWREDGTIVYSDKPQLIGQRFDLGAEEQQVLREGGVEAEVSDLQKPENRFESAYGELIEVYLPVTAGDGTTYLMEVYTRQASLDASTQRLLMALAPAVLGALAVLALILLLLAWRMARRLDRDRVQREELLLYAVNSSEAERRRIAADLHDGVVQDLAGVSYSLSALAQHAEPPAADQSSRAADRTRKAVGSLRTLLVDIYPANLREAGLGSALQDLGNEVDAEVDVDPGLPLDLQSQQAFYRVARESVRNIAKHAGASAVAITLHREGNDVVLTVRDDGRGFDPGRRDTGHVGLTLMQDLAAQVGGDLQVTSASGEGTTVRFALRCPA; encoded by the coding sequence GTGCCTAGCATCGCCGAGGGCGGGATCGTCCGCCGGGAGGTCTTAGCGTTCGCGATCCCCGGCTTCACCCTGCTGGGTCTGCTGGCGGCGCTGAGCTTCTGGGTGGCCCGTAACGTGGCCGGCGAGGAGTCCGTGCGGGACGCGGTGGTGGCCGCCCAGCAGGCTCGGGCCTGGGCGGTGAGCCCGCACCTGCAGCCCGGACTGGCGACAGGTGATCCGCAGGCGTTGGCGGAGGTCGACGGTGTGGTGCGGCAGCGTCTGCTGCAGGACCCGGTGGTTTCAGTGCGGCTGTGGCGCGAGGACGGCACAATCGTGTACTCCGACAAGCCGCAACTCATCGGCCAGCGGTTCGATCTCGGTGCCGAGGAGCAGCAGGTGCTGCGCGAGGGTGGCGTCGAGGCCGAGGTGAGCGACCTGCAGAAGCCGGAGAACCGCTTCGAGAGTGCCTACGGCGAACTCATCGAGGTGTATCTTCCGGTCACGGCTGGAGATGGCACCACGTACCTCATGGAGGTCTACACACGGCAGGCGTCGCTGGACGCTTCCACGCAACGGCTGCTCATGGCCCTGGCACCGGCCGTGCTCGGCGCGCTCGCGGTCCTGGCACTGATCCTGCTGCTGCTGGCATGGCGCATGGCGCGGCGCCTGGATCGCGATCGGGTGCAGCGCGAGGAACTGCTGCTCTACGCGGTGAACTCCTCGGAGGCCGAACGCAGGCGGATCGCCGCAGATCTGCACGACGGTGTGGTCCAGGACCTCGCCGGGGTCTCCTACAGTCTGTCCGCTTTGGCCCAGCACGCCGAGCCGCCCGCGGCTGATCAGTCGAGCAGGGCGGCGGATCGCACGCGCAAGGCGGTCGGGTCGCTGCGGACGTTGCTGGTGGACATCTACCCGGCGAACCTGCGCGAAGCCGGTCTGGGGTCCGCCTTGCAGGACCTGGGCAACGAGGTGGACGCTGAGGTCGACGTCGACCCGGGACTGCCCCTCGACCTCCAGAGCCAGCAGGCGTTCTACCGGGTGGCCCGGGAGTCGGTGCGCAACATCGCGAAGCACGCTGGCGCCTCCGCGGTTGCCATCACGTTGCACAGGGAGGGCAATGATGTGGTGCTCACGGTGCGTGACGACGGGCGGGGGTTCGACCCCGGCCGTCGTGACACCGGCCACGTGGGGCTGACGCTGATGCAGGACCTCGCCGCCCAGGTGGGTGGGGACCTGCAGGTCACCTCGGCATCCGGCGAGGGGACGACGGTGCGCTTCGCCTTGAGGTGCCCCGCATGA
- a CDS encoding 3'-5' exonuclease: MVSSWHVFLGTSLLGGVSRRQSDLGPRTKRVIPPAYGRIDTEGAPMFTYPNKPARYEHGTQGYAVVDLETTGFDAFGADRIVEIAIVRVDAHGRELGSFSTLIHPGCEMRAGAIHHIDDTMVADAPRFAEIAPSVLAWLEAVVVVAHNAAFEDAFLTAEFTRAGWVTPAVPALDTLPLAQSYVPTHNHKLSTVCRWAGVDINGPHTALGDAQATARMLPVLLRRAGPLRWREPLPPLGGRLTGRYRPREMLTPS, from the coding sequence ATGGTTTCCTCCTGGCACGTCTTCCTGGGCACCAGCCTGCTGGGCGGGGTGTCCAGGCGGCAATCGGACCTTGGTCCTAGGACCAAGCGCGTCATACCCCCGGCCTACGGTCGCATCGACACCGAAGGAGCGCCGATGTTCACGTATCCGAACAAACCAGCACGCTACGAGCATGGGACCCAGGGCTACGCGGTGGTCGATCTCGAGACCACTGGTTTCGACGCATTCGGCGCCGACCGCATCGTGGAGATCGCCATCGTCCGCGTGGACGCCCACGGCCGGGAACTGGGGTCATTCAGCACCCTTATCCATCCCGGCTGCGAAATGCGGGCCGGAGCCATCCACCACATCGACGACACGATGGTGGCCGACGCGCCCAGGTTCGCCGAGATCGCCCCGTCGGTGCTGGCCTGGCTGGAGGCAGTGGTGGTCGTGGCCCACAACGCCGCTTTCGAGGACGCGTTCCTCACCGCAGAATTCACGCGAGCGGGCTGGGTGACACCCGCCGTCCCCGCCCTCGACACGCTGCCACTGGCGCAGTCGTACGTACCCACCCACAACCACAAGCTGTCCACGGTGTGCCGATGGGCGGGGGTCGACATCAACGGTCCGCACACCGCACTCGGTGACGCGCAGGCCACTGCGCGCATGCTGCCGGTGCTGCTGCGGCGCGCCGGACCGCTGCGGTGGCGCGAACCACTGCCCCCTCTGGGCGGCCGGCTCACCGGGCGCTATCGTCCGCGCGAGATGCTGACGCCGTCGTAG
- a CDS encoding heavy metal translocating P-type ATPase encodes MRRPGTVWLIVAVGLLARGVIVPAWQDAVWALGGALGAAAALVGVWRGLRAGRGGVDILAVLAILGALATGEYFAAAILTVMVGTGEYLEERAQARAERELHLLAQRAPRVARRVIGDEVHEIDVNAIEAGDTLLLAAGDIVPTDGRLTASGTFDESVLTGESLPVHREAGEVVRSGVVNAAHPTTMLATAPAAESTYAGVIRLVSQAQASAAPFVRMAGRMAFWFVPLALAVAAFASWFNGSANAAVAVLVVATPCPLLLAVPIAIIGGGSQCAKRGVVVKGGAALERLAAGRILLFDKTGTLTAGHPEVVHVGLAPGADDADVLRLAASVDQMSPHVMATAVVNAARRRDVRLSMPESVREIHGKGVEGDVDGQAVRIGRPEWILGDEEPPWAHRARRRADLDGSLIAFVSVDDTPVAALLFADRIRSDAPGMVRTLRADGMSRIVLVSGDRADLAESIGRIVGVDAVWAGQSPADKVAVVTEESARGPSIMVGDGINDAPALAAAGVGVALAARGATASSEAADVVLTVDRIDRLGEAVRMARSARRTATQAAWIGMGLCFIAMGAAAVGVLPAAAGAVLQEGIDAIAILWALRVGLLRPRGTRRIPAADAEVLARLADDHRATLALVEQVRDVADGLEDGADLAPARALLDDLDGKLLPHERSEERELVPALARITGNADAAGALSRSHAEIEHHVAGLHRLLDELDGDAETVTDVRRTLYGLYGVLRLHNALEEENAFALIE; translated from the coding sequence ATGCGCAGGCCGGGCACGGTGTGGCTGATCGTTGCTGTGGGCCTGCTGGCGCGGGGCGTCATCGTACCCGCATGGCAGGACGCGGTGTGGGCTCTTGGTGGCGCACTGGGAGCAGCGGCCGCCCTGGTCGGGGTCTGGCGTGGCCTGCGCGCCGGGCGTGGCGGTGTGGACATCCTGGCGGTGCTGGCCATCCTGGGGGCGCTGGCCACCGGCGAGTACTTCGCCGCCGCGATCCTCACGGTGATGGTGGGCACCGGGGAGTACCTCGAGGAGCGCGCACAGGCTCGCGCTGAACGCGAGTTGCACCTACTGGCCCAACGGGCGCCGCGGGTGGCGCGGCGAGTGATCGGCGACGAGGTCCATGAGATCGACGTGAATGCCATCGAGGCCGGGGACACCCTGCTCCTGGCCGCCGGCGACATCGTCCCGACAGACGGCCGCCTCACCGCGTCCGGCACGTTCGACGAGTCGGTGCTCACCGGCGAGTCGTTGCCGGTCCACCGCGAGGCGGGCGAGGTGGTCCGCAGTGGCGTGGTCAACGCCGCACACCCGACGACCATGCTGGCCACGGCGCCCGCCGCCGAAAGCACCTACGCCGGGGTGATCCGCCTGGTCTCGCAGGCGCAGGCCTCGGCGGCACCGTTCGTGCGCATGGCTGGCCGCATGGCCTTCTGGTTCGTTCCGCTGGCCCTGGCGGTCGCCGCCTTCGCCTCGTGGTTCAACGGTTCGGCCAACGCGGCCGTCGCGGTGCTGGTGGTGGCCACTCCGTGCCCGCTGCTGCTGGCCGTGCCGATCGCCATCATCGGCGGGGGGTCGCAGTGCGCCAAGCGCGGCGTGGTCGTCAAGGGCGGGGCCGCTCTGGAACGCTTGGCGGCCGGCCGGATCCTGCTTTTCGACAAAACCGGCACCCTGACCGCCGGGCACCCGGAAGTCGTGCACGTCGGCCTGGCCCCCGGGGCCGACGACGCCGACGTGCTGCGGCTGGCGGCCAGCGTCGACCAGATGTCACCGCATGTGATGGCCACCGCCGTGGTCAACGCGGCCCGGCGGCGGGACGTGCGCCTGTCCATGCCGGAATCCGTCCGCGAGATACACGGCAAGGGTGTCGAAGGTGACGTCGATGGCCAAGCGGTGCGGATCGGGCGGCCCGAGTGGATCCTCGGCGACGAGGAGCCGCCGTGGGCGCACCGCGCGCGCCGGCGCGCCGACCTCGACGGCTCGCTGATCGCCTTCGTGTCCGTCGATGACACCCCCGTCGCCGCACTGCTGTTCGCCGACCGCATCCGCTCCGACGCACCCGGCATGGTCCGCACGCTGCGCGCCGACGGCATGAGCCGGATCGTGCTGGTCAGCGGGGACCGGGCCGACCTCGCGGAGTCCATCGGACGCATCGTTGGCGTCGATGCGGTGTGGGCCGGGCAGTCCCCGGCCGACAAGGTGGCCGTCGTCACCGAGGAGAGCGCCCGGGGCCCGTCGATCATGGTCGGCGACGGCATCAACGACGCGCCCGCACTGGCCGCAGCCGGCGTGGGGGTGGCGCTGGCCGCGCGCGGGGCGACCGCATCCTCCGAGGCCGCTGACGTGGTGCTGACCGTCGACCGGATCGACCGCCTCGGAGAGGCAGTCAGGATGGCCCGCAGCGCCCGGCGGACCGCCACACAGGCGGCGTGGATCGGGATGGGTCTGTGCTTCATCGCGATGGGCGCGGCCGCGGTGGGTGTGCTCCCGGCGGCCGCCGGTGCCGTCCTGCAGGAGGGCATCGACGCCATCGCGATCCTGTGGGCCCTGCGCGTGGGCCTGCTGCGCCCGCGCGGCACGCGGCGGATCCCCGCCGCCGATGCGGAAGTGCTCGCCCGCCTGGCCGACGACCACCGCGCCACCCTGGCCCTGGTCGAGCAGGTCCGGGACGTGGCCGACGGCCTGGAGGACGGTGCTGATCTGGCACCGGCGCGGGCCCTGCTGGACGACCTGGACGGCAAGTTGCTGCCTCACGAACGCTCCGAGGAGCGCGAGCTGGTGCCGGCCCTTGCGCGCATCACCGGCAATGCGGATGCAGCCGGAGCGCTCAGCCGCAGCCACGCCGAGATCGAACACCATGTCGCCGGACTGCACCGCCTGCTCGACGAACTCGACGGGGACGCCGAGACCGTCACGGACGTACGGCGCACGCTCTACGGTCTCTACGGCGTCCTGCGCCTGCACAACGCTCTGGAGGAGGAGAACGCCTTCGCCCTCATCGAGTGA
- a CDS encoding patatin-like phospholipase family protein has protein sequence MRVGLALGGGGLTGTAFHAGVLNALAQHFDAREAEVIVGTSAGSTAAALMRAGFPPTDYVARVAGEPMSAAGRAILGGMPPLSEPAAVAARERRPASAALGRSALRRPWRYPPGVALAAWLPAGTRPVDPGAQRLRTLFEGWPDADLWIVAVDLDSGQRVVFGRDAHPSVGDAVAASCAVPGYFAPVVIEGRRYIDGGAHSVVSLDLLAGRDLDLVIVSAPLSTTDWVAADPGNLPRVAMRNQLRREARRLGGTRIITVAPDAAMRAIMGTNSMVVAKRAPVARAALEYARTVLAGQW, from the coding sequence ATGCGAGTGGGACTGGCCCTTGGCGGTGGTGGGCTCACCGGGACTGCGTTCCACGCCGGGGTGCTCAATGCGCTGGCCCAGCATTTCGACGCCCGGGAGGCCGAGGTGATCGTCGGCACGTCGGCGGGCTCGACCGCTGCGGCGTTGATGCGGGCCGGCTTCCCGCCCACCGACTACGTGGCGCGGGTGGCCGGTGAACCGATGTCGGCCGCCGGACGGGCCATCCTGGGCGGGATGCCACCGCTGTCCGAACCGGCAGCCGTGGCCGCGCGGGAGCGCCGGCCCGCATCGGCCGCTCTGGGTCGTTCGGCCCTGCGCCGGCCCTGGCGCTACCCGCCCGGAGTGGCACTGGCCGCCTGGCTGCCCGCCGGCACCCGGCCCGTGGATCCGGGTGCACAGCGGCTGCGAACCCTGTTCGAGGGCTGGCCGGATGCGGATCTGTGGATCGTGGCGGTGGACCTCGACAGCGGGCAGCGGGTGGTGTTCGGCCGGGATGCCCACCCTTCGGTGGGCGATGCCGTGGCGGCCTCCTGCGCGGTTCCCGGGTACTTCGCGCCCGTGGTCATCGAGGGTCGTCGCTACATCGACGGCGGGGCGCACTCGGTGGTGAGCCTGGACCTGCTCGCCGGCCGTGACCTCGATCTCGTCATCGTCTCCGCGCCGCTGTCGACCACCGACTGGGTGGCCGCCGACCCGGGTAATCTGCCGCGCGTGGCGATGCGCAACCAACTGCGCCGCGAGGCCCGCAGGCTGGGTGGCACCCGGATCATCACTGTGGCTCCGGATGCCGCCATGCGCGCGATCATGGGCACCAACTCGATGGTCGTCGCCAAGCGGGCGCCGGTGGCGCGCGCCGCGCTGGAATATGCCCGGACGGTCCTCGCTGGGCAGTGGTGA
- a CDS encoding GNAT family N-acetyltransferase gives MHIRRATLSDAAAVRTIIEQVYVGGGWADPDTSPEYVHSLLAAEDRIVGATVLLAVIDGEPVGTVTATEGAPYANIAVPGELEVRMLGVLPEVRRHGVARALMAACEDLARQRGRHRVVLSTEPEMTAAQALYVGLGYARTPDRDWTINGFGLITYSRSV, from the coding sequence GTGCACATCCGCAGGGCCACCCTCTCCGACGCCGCTGCCGTCCGCACGATCATCGAGCAGGTCTACGTCGGCGGCGGCTGGGCAGACCCCGACACCTCGCCTGAGTACGTGCACTCGTTACTCGCTGCCGAGGACCGCATCGTCGGCGCCACGGTCCTGCTCGCCGTGATCGACGGCGAACCCGTCGGCACCGTGACCGCTACCGAGGGCGCTCCCTACGCGAACATCGCGGTCCCGGGCGAACTCGAGGTCCGCATGCTCGGCGTCCTGCCAGAGGTCCGGCGGCACGGCGTGGCGCGGGCATTGATGGCTGCCTGCGAGGACCTCGCCCGGCAGCGCGGGCGGCACCGTGTGGTCCTGTCCACCGAACCGGAGATGACAGCGGCCCAGGCCCTGTACGTGGGCCTCGGTTACGCGCGCACCCCGGATCGCGATTGGACCATCAATGGCTTCGGCCTGATCACCTACAGCCGATCCGTGTGA